AAGGCTTTGCCCATGTTGGCGTAATAAGGGTACTTGAACAGGAAAAAATACCTATCCATATGATAATCGGGACAAGTGTCGGAAGTTTGATTGGAGGTATATATGCTTCCAATCCTGATAGCTTTCAGCTTGAATGGATAGCATTTAAAATTGACAAAAACGATATTCTTGATTTTTCAATAATATATTCAAAACTTGGTCCGGTCCAGGGTGCAAAACTCGAAACTTTTGTAGAACAAACAGTCAAAGTTAAAAAAGTTGAAGATACAAAAATACCCTTTTACCCGATAGCCACAGATCTTAATACAGGTGAAACAATCATCCTTGAAAAAGGCTCGCTTGCAAAAGCAATCAGGGCTTCATCATCTATACCCGGCATTTTTGCTCCTGTGACGTTCGGGAACAGAATGCTCGTAGACGGAGGAGTAACAAATAACGTTGCATGCGACATAGCAAAGAATAAAGGGGCGGATATTGTCATTGCAGTGAACCTGTTGAAGGATATCAAAGACTACGACATCGGTTCGGTCATTGATATTATTGCCCAGTCTGTAAACATCATGATGCATGAAAACAACAAGACAAAGCTGCAATATGCGGATATTCTGATAGAGCCTGAAACGAAAGGTGTTTCAATATTTGATTTTACTCAAAAAAAGAGGCTTATGGAAGAGGGAAT
This portion of the Pseudomonadota bacterium genome encodes:
- a CDS encoding patatin-like phospholipase family protein — translated: MSGKGLDIKKSFITQAVILAVLLIVACSCGTAPQALKKTEPKIDLVLGGGSAKGFAHVGVIRVLEQEKIPIHMIIGTSVGSLIGGIYASNPDSFQLEWIAFKIDKNDILDFSIIYSKLGPVQGAKLETFVEQTVKVKKVEDTKIPFYPIATDLNTGETIILEKGSLAKAIRASSSIPGIFAPVTFGNRMLVDGGVTNNVACDIAKNKGADIVIAVNLLKDIKDYDIGSVIDIIAQSVNIMMHENNKTKLQYADILIEPETKGVSIFDFTQKKRLMEEGMRATKAVIPKIKGLILRYGQ